In Brassica napus cultivar Da-Ae chromosome A3, Da-Ae, whole genome shotgun sequence, the sequence actctaatagtacgagaccttttgggatggaaaccaaaagtaaatccatgcgggcttgccaattaagcccaaagtggacaatatcgtattAATAATCGGATAATACAGAGTTGGATACGGGATTTCATAATCACAACAATGTGCAACCTTTACTATGGAGCTCCACGACGATCTGGCCCGATTACGGGTTTAAAGAGCAATTATAAAGGTAACGGGTTTGTTTATTCATATTGTACAAGTATACGGCTAATTTAGAAACGTACAAAAGTATGAGACCTTAAAAAAAGTatgtaagaaaaataataactgTTCCATTATTAAACACTTTTGTAATAACTTGCAAGTAATAGTAAGCGCCGTTTCCGGCTTACAGAGCAAGAAAACTAGGCGGCGAAAATGGACATCAGAATCCTTAACGGTGGCGGCGGAGAGCAGCTGGAGACTTTCGAAGAAGCTGGTGCTGCTACAGCGACCAATCTCGGCAATAAGAAACCATCCATGTCACCATCAGTTTCCTCGTCCTCTGTCTCTTCTTCCACATCGGTGGGGAGAGCTGAGCCGGTGATTGATTCGtttgaggaggaggatgagTTTGAGTGGGTGGCTGTTGAAAGAGAGGATAAAGCTCCGGAGATTGAGGAAGTTGAGCATGCTTTCTCTGCACTTCAACTGTGAGTTTTGAAAGGTTGTTTCTTTACATGTATTAAGGGTTCTCAAGATTAAAAAGGAAGTCATCTTTATATGTTAGGATGTTCAATGAAGATGATGGTGATAAATCAGAAGACCAAGTTTCAGATCAGTCGGAGTTTGTAGATTGGATTGAGCCTCCATTGCAGCTCTGCAATACTAGTCTTCTGCAGCCTTATATGCTGGACAGATTCTACGACGCCTTTCATCTGTTTCAGACGGATCCCTCAGTTCAGGTTCTGTATTGTTTGATAGCTGTCTTGAGTTCCATCATTTGCTAAAGATGTTTGAAAAGAAACATTTGGTGTCTACTGTTGTTTGCAGAGAATGGTTATGTCATTGGCTTCAGACAGGGCTGTTTGGGATGCGGTGATGAACAATGAGGTTGTCCGTGAGCTCATTACCAACGGTAAGAGATATATAAAAGTGGACTGTTGTTGGGTTCTAAACGATGATGATTATGTGAATACttttcattgattttataaagCAGCTGAGAGTGACAGGTCAGAAGAAGAGACTGTTTTATCCGTGAACTTCATAAGGAGGCTGCTTCAGAGAAGTGCCGTCAAAATCATGGACGCAATGGAAGTAGTCACAAAGTACGTCACCGACCTCTTCAGTGGAGATGATGATACGGTTGTTCCTGGAGATGAGACGGTTGTGTTAGCCACAGGTGCTGCGCCAGCAATAGAGAAGCTTCAGATGACGGTTCTGCTCACCATTGTTGTTTTGCTTATCGTGTTCATAACCAGAGCCACAAGAGCTAGATAGTATAAAACACTCATGGTCCATCGCCTGTGTTAGAATTGTATAAGAGATCTCTGCAGCTGTGATCCTTGTGCTACTATTTGttgtaataaaagaaaaacagtgATTTCAAACACAACATATACATCATTTGAAATCATTAATCCCAGCTAAATTAGATGTAAGAATAAAGTTACATTCACATTTTGTTTTCTGAACGACTTTGGAATCAGTTCTGATCAATAGCAAATTACAGTTGATCTG encodes:
- the LOC106439916 gene encoding uncharacterized protein LOC106439916 isoform X2, with the protein product MDIRILNGGGGEQLETFEEAGAATATNLGNKKPSMSPSVSSSSVSSSTSVGRAEPVIDSFEEEDEFEWVAVEREDKAPEIEEVEHAFSALQLMFNEDDGDKSEDQVSDQSEFVDWIEPPLQLCNTSLLQPYMLDRFYDAFHLFQTDPSVQRMVMSLASDRAVWDAVMNNEVVRELITNAESDRSEEETVLSVNFIRRLLQRSAVKIMDAMEVVTKYVTDLFSGDDDTVVPGDETVVLATGAAPAIEKLQMTVLLTIVVLLIVFITRATRAR
- the LOC106439916 gene encoding uncharacterized protein LOC106439916 isoform X1 gives rise to the protein MDIRILNGGGGEQLETFEEAGAATATNLGNKKPSMSPSVSSSSVSSSTSVGRAEPVIDSFEEEDEFEWVAVEREDKAPEIEEVEHAFSALQLMFNEDDGDKSEDQVSDQSEFVDWIEPPLQLCNTSLLQPYMLDRFYDAFHLFQTDPSVQRMVMSLASDRAVWDAVMNNEVVRELITNAAESDRSEEETVLSVNFIRRLLQRSAVKIMDAMEVVTKYVTDLFSGDDDTVVPGDETVVLATGAAPAIEKLQMTVLLTIVVLLIVFITRATRAR